From a single Opisthocomus hoazin isolate bOpiHoa1 chromosome 6, bOpiHoa1.hap1, whole genome shotgun sequence genomic region:
- the NTMT2 gene encoding N-terminal Xaa-Pro-Lys N-methyltransferase 2 isoform X5 — MGVGKAGTNRALDCGSGIGRISKHVLLPVFKSVELVDMMENFLAEVPNYLQGKEDRVEMYYCKSLQEFTPAPQRYDVIWIQWVSGYLTDKDLLEFLIRCQNGLKDNGVIILKDNVAREGCILDCLDSSVIRDLNILHSLIEMSGLTILREERQEGFPEQCVPVWMLAMQKGPGHS; from the exons GGGGTGGGGAAAGCTGGCACCAACCGCGCCTTGGACTGTGGCTCTGGGATAGGTCGTATCAGCAAGCATGTCCTGTTACCAGTTTTCAAGAGCGTGGAACTGGTGGATATGATGGAGAATTTCCTGGCTGAGGTCCCGAACTACCTGCAGGGCAAGGAAGACAGAGTAGAGATGTATTATTGCAAAAGCCTCCAGGAATTCACTCCAGCCCCACAAAGATATGATGTCATCTGGATTCAGTGGGTTTCAG GATATCTGACAGATAAAGATCTCCTGGAGTTTCTGATCCGGTGCCAGAATGGCTTGAAGGACAATGGTGTTATCATTCTGAAGGACAATGTAGCCAGGGAGGGCTGTATCCTGGATTGTCTGGATAGTAGTGTGATCCGAGACCTGAACATCCTCCACAGCCTCATTGAAATGAGTGGACTGACCATCCTACgagaggagaggcaggagggCTTCCCTGAGCAGTGTGTCCCTGTCTGGATGTTGGCCATGCAGAAAGGCCCTGGCCATTCCTGA